A DNA window from Anastrepha ludens isolate Willacy chromosome 6, idAnaLude1.1, whole genome shotgun sequence contains the following coding sequences:
- the LOC128867865 gene encoding CTTNBP2 N-terminal-like protein: MEQNLVDPFAAENSGTARFVEKLVDNGLAGSGGACSSNSATINATHEFQTMKPGVGQKPGQTSGRSEIPHSELVKMLYFLEGELQARDVVIAALRNERVKQYITQLRTKRVQPNDPYAAIFRDKIALAGNMISRESSTQAAQAEMEVRQIIEQQMEQQYQMVSKQRATHLRMVNILTESLENNQRMLQELEEEKRKHEHDTAQGDDITYGLELERTKLRQELEEERAQLKKMEKEMKKLQETLDYERNRQKQIVLLLIAERKKILMKYIEEGKRSEDLAQILAEEKQRSDTIAEGLEEESKKSLRMEEELEKQSAAFENERKSLKLNIAKEEARVKELEQEISMLRAENEAIKKQQQLLQQSVAAGVSGQLVAGAKARTLSDDACATPMVNIAKIVQPTATVTSVPVSGPTTGIARAPGQTLRSSVGITLPSTAVAQSVATAVPLSTVALASTCNIIPDSATTAAPITSIANNLTIGAVAGSVAIVSGAPPSPSPVKMQPTATIQRAPGGKYAALAAAAAASHSLDQPVTVPHPVPIAVPPVTVPPAGARGAPPPIPPNKPIVPPKREPSLSRLSSIAVTGAGAASVSVGATTSVGGAASSANAKLN, encoded by the exons ATGGAACAAAATTTGGTCGATCCTTTTGCAGCAGAAAATAGCGGAACGGCCCGTTTCGTGGAAAAACTTGTAGACAATGGGTTAGCTGGTAGTGGTGGTGCCTGCAGTAGCAATAGTGCCACCATAAACGCCACACATGAATTTCAGACCATGAAACCGGGTGTAGGCCAAAAGCCTGGACAGACGTCAGGAAGGAGCGAAATACCCCACAGCGAACTAGTAAAAATGCTTTATTTCTTGGAGGGTGAGCTTCAGGCACGCGACGTAGTTATCGCTGCTTTACGGAACGAACGAGTCAAACAATATATAACTCAGCTTCGTACAAAGCGGGTGCAGCCGAATGATCCTTATGCGGCAATATTTCGAGATAAAATTGCGCTTGCCGGCAATATGATATCGCGCGAATCATCAACTCAAGCGGCTCAAGCTGAAATGGAAGTTCGGCAAATAATCGAGCAGCAAATGGAGCAGCAGTACCAAATGGTTAGTAAGCAGAGGGCTACACATCTGCGTATGGTAAATATACTCACAGAATCATTGGAGAACAATCAGAGAATGCTGCAGGAACTGGAGGAAGAAAAGCGCAAGCATGAGCATGATACAGCTCAGGGAGATGATATCACCTATGGCTTAGAACTAGAACGAACTAAGTTACGCCAAGAACTGGAAGAAGAACGTGCACAGTTAAAGAAAATggagaaagaaatgaaaaaattacaagaaacaTTAGACTACGAACGTAACCGTCAAAAACAGATTGTATTATTGCTTATAGCGGAACGCAAAAAGATCCTAATGAAGTATATTGAAGAGG GTAAGCGCTCGGAGGATTTGGCACAAATATTAGCAGAGGAGAAACAACGCTCGGACACTATTGCCGAGGGCCTCGAAGAAGAGAGTAAAAAGTCTCTACGTATGGAGGAGGAATTGGAAAAACAGTCTGCTGCTTTCGAGAATGAGCGCAAGTCCCTGAAATTGAACATTGCGAAGGAGGAAGCGCG TGTGAAGGAACTTGAGCAAGAAATATCTATGCTGCGGGCTGAGAACGaggctataaaaaaacaacaacaattgctacAACAAAGTGTGGCGGCAGGTGTAAGCGGCCAACTTGTGGCCGGTGCTAAAGCCAGAACCCTCAGTG ATGACGCATGTGCCACACCAATGGTAAACATTGCAAAAATCGTGCAACCAACTGCAACTGTGACAAGTGTACCAGTATCTGGCCCTACTACTGGTATTGCGCGAGCGCCTGGGCAGACGTTGCGCAGCAGTGTAGGAATCACACTGCCTTCTACAGCAGTGGCACAGTCAGTTGCTACTGCTGTTCCACTGTCAACAGTAGCATTAGCCAGTACGTGTAATATTATCCCTGACAGCGCAACAACCGCAGCACCTATTACGTCAATCGCGAATAATCTAACAATTGGAGCAGTAGCTGGTAGCGTCGCTATTGTTTCTGGTGCTCCACCATCTCCTTCGCCTGTGAAAATGCAGCCAACAGCAACCATACAGCGAGCACCCGGCGGTAAATATGCAGCTttggctgctgctgccgctgcatCCCATTCTCTGGACCAGCCCGTGACGGTTCCACATCCGGTACCAATCGCAGTCCCCCCTGTTACAGTGCCACCGGCTGGAGCACGTGGTGCTCCACCACCTATACCTCCCAATAAACCGATTGTACCGCCGAAGCGTGAGCCGTCACTGTCGCGGCTGAGCTCGATTGCCGTGACTGGCGCCGGCGCAGCCAGCGTTAGTGTCGGTGCAACTACTTCAGTAGGTGGAGCTGCAAGCTCTGccaatgcaaaattaaattaa